The Agrobacterium vitis genome has a segment encoding these proteins:
- a CDS encoding DUF1839 family protein yields the protein MTTVLPLDPARYTPHLLHSAERMWPETNCYVDLWIEVLSVLGLPPEAMLGFTLTQDFEGDQFTFFKVPLEDLEALYGIRVTELAIFDRAETHVAQQISRGRLCLVEMDSYFMPDTAGVGYRQHHGKTTVGINRLDLANRSMDYFHNGGFFRLEAEDFDGIWQLATPETAPFLPYTEFAKFPETRRDETHLRAVAKRLFAFHFARRPKGNPFAGFAEVFPAQVEAIAERPFGYFHTYAFNTLRQFGANFELLASHLKWLAADDRYTNEIAEALRISELAKTVQFQLARAVTRKKFDPLKAALDPAIDAWDRLMTGLADKRV from the coding sequence ATGACCACGGTTCTGCCGCTCGATCCGGCCCGCTATACACCTCATCTGCTGCATTCGGCTGAGCGTATGTGGCCGGAAACCAATTGCTATGTCGATCTGTGGATCGAGGTCCTGTCCGTGCTGGGCCTGCCGCCGGAAGCCATGCTGGGCTTTACCCTGACCCAGGATTTCGAGGGCGACCAGTTCACCTTCTTCAAGGTGCCGCTGGAAGATCTCGAAGCGCTTTACGGCATTCGTGTCACGGAACTGGCAATTTTCGACCGGGCCGAGACGCATGTGGCCCAGCAGATCAGCCGTGGCCGGTTGTGCCTTGTCGAAATGGACAGCTATTTCATGCCCGATACGGCAGGCGTCGGCTATCGCCAGCACCATGGCAAGACCACCGTCGGCATCAACCGGTTGGATCTCGCGAACAGATCGATGGATTATTTCCACAATGGCGGATTTTTCCGGCTGGAAGCTGAGGATTTTGACGGAATTTGGCAATTAGCAACACCGGAGACCGCGCCGTTCCTGCCCTACACCGAATTTGCCAAATTCCCCGAAACCCGGAGGGATGAAACGCATCTGCGCGCCGTTGCCAAGCGGCTTTTCGCCTTTCACTTTGCCCGCCGCCCGAAAGGCAATCCCTTTGCCGGATTTGCAGAAGTGTTTCCGGCCCAGGTGGAAGCCATCGCAGAGCGGCCCTTCGGCTATTTTCATACCTATGCCTTCAACACGCTGCGGCAATTCGGGGCGAATTTCGAGCTTTTGGCCAGCCATCTGAAATGGCTCGCCGCAGACGATCGCTATACGAACGAAATTGCCGAAGCATTGCGGATTTCGGAACTGGCAAAAACGGTTCAGTTCCAACTGGCTCGTGCCGTCACCCGCAAGAAATTCGATCCGCTGAAAGCAGCACTTGACCCCGCCATTGACGCATGGGACAGGCTGATGACGGGGCTTGCCGACAAGAGGGTATAA
- a CDS encoding amino acid--[acyl-carrier-protein] ligase: protein MDSQINFLDRLFEAGLLIDTGVDGLYGRSGQFEDVIAAFERLIDRFGGADGAEALRFPPGMNRAYFETSGYMKSFPQLAGTVHSFCGNELDHVSLLKCMDADEDWTKDQKATDIVLTPAACYPLYPTIAKRGPIAASGALFDLQSYCFRHEPSTDPARQQLFRMREYVCMGSESHVTDFRQTWMDRGLKMMEEVALPVEIDIANDPFFGRAGKMLANNQRDQNLKFELLIPITSVAKPTACMSFNYHQDAFGSKWGLNLEDGSVAHTACVGFGLERIALALFHHHGLDVKAWPQSVRTALWG from the coding sequence ATGGATAGTCAAATCAATTTTCTCGACCGGCTGTTCGAGGCCGGCCTGCTGATCGATACTGGCGTGGACGGGCTTTATGGCCGTAGCGGCCAGTTTGAAGATGTGATCGCCGCTTTCGAGCGGTTGATCGACCGGTTCGGTGGCGCGGATGGCGCCGAAGCTCTGCGCTTTCCGCCAGGCATGAACCGGGCCTATTTCGAGACCAGCGGCTATATGAAAAGCTTTCCGCAACTGGCCGGCACCGTCCACAGCTTCTGCGGCAATGAACTCGACCATGTCAGCCTGCTGAAATGCATGGATGCCGACGAGGACTGGACGAAGGACCAGAAAGCAACGGATATCGTGTTGACGCCCGCCGCCTGCTATCCGCTTTATCCGACCATTGCCAAGCGTGGCCCGATTGCCGCCTCCGGCGCGTTGTTTGACTTGCAATCCTATTGTTTTCGCCACGAACCCTCCACCGATCCGGCCCGCCAGCAGCTGTTTCGCATGCGCGAATATGTCTGCATGGGCTCAGAGAGCCATGTCACCGATTTCCGCCAGACCTGGATGGATCGCGGCCTGAAGATGATGGAAGAGGTGGCATTGCCGGTCGAAATCGACATTGCCAACGATCCCTTCTTCGGGCGGGCTGGCAAGATGCTCGCCAATAACCAGCGCGACCAGAACCTGAAATTCGAATTGCTGATCCCGATCACCTCAGTCGCCAAGCCCACCGCCTGCATGAGCTTCAACTATCATCAGGATGCTTTCGGCAGCAAATGGGGCCTGAATCTGGAAGACGGTTCGGTTGCCCATACCGCCTGCGTCGGCTTTGGTTTGGAGCGGATCGCGCTGGCGCTGTTCCATCATCACGGGCTGGACGTCAAGGCCTGGCCGCAATCGGTGCGCACCGCACTCTGGGGCTGA